Proteins encoded within one genomic window of Bos mutus isolate GX-2022 chromosome 9, NWIPB_WYAK_1.1, whole genome shotgun sequence:
- the PNISR gene encoding arginine/serine-rich protein PNISR isoform X2, which yields MWDQGGQPWQQWPLNQQQWMQSFQHQQDPSQIDWAALAQAWIAQREASGQQSMVEQPPGMMPNGQDMSTMESGPNNHGNFQGDSNFNRMWQPEWGMHQQPPHPPPDQPWMPPTPGPMDIVPPSEDSNSQDSGEFAPDNRHIFNQNNHNFGGPPDNFAVGPVNQFDYQDLQDLRRLPRIEEKDHRHSGIGSVHLLHFL from the exons atGTGGGATCAAGGAGGACAACCTTGGCAGCAGTGGCCTTTGAACCAACAACAATGGATGCAGTCATTCCAGCACCAGCAGGATCCAA GCCAGATTGACTGGGCTGCATTGGCTCAAGCTTGGATTGCCCAAAGAGAAGCTTCAGGACAGCAAAGCATGGTAGAACAACCACCAGGAATGATGCCAAATGGACAGGATATGTCTACAATGGAGTCTGGTCCAAATAATCATGGGAATTTCCAAGGGGATTCAAACTTTAACAGAATGTGGCAACCAG AATGGGGAATGCATCAGCAGCCCCCACACCCCCCTCCAGATCAGCCATGGATGCCACCAACACCAGGCCCAATGGACATTGTTCCTCCTTCCGAAGACAGCAACAGTCAGGACAGTGGGGAATTTGCCCCTGACAACAGGCATATATTTAACCAGAACAATCACAACTTTGGTGGACCACCCGATAATTTTGCAGTGGGGCCAGTGAACCAGTTTGACTATCAG GACCTCCAGGACCTCCGGCGCCTCCCCAGAATCGAAGAGAAAGACCATCGTCATTCAGGGATCGGCAGCGTTCACCTATTGCACTTCCTGTGA
- the PNISR gene encoding arginine/serine-rich protein PNISR isoform X3 has product MWDQGGQPWQQWPLNQQQWMQSFQHQQDPSQIDWAALAQAWIAQREASGQQSMVEQPPGMMPNGQDMSTMESGPNNHGNFQGDSNFNRMWQPG; this is encoded by the exons atGTGGGATCAAGGAGGACAACCTTGGCAGCAGTGGCCTTTGAACCAACAACAATGGATGCAGTCATTCCAGCACCAGCAGGATCCAA GCCAGATTGACTGGGCTGCATTGGCTCAAGCTTGGATTGCCCAAAGAGAAGCTTCAGGACAGCAAAGCATGGTAGAACAACCACCAGGAATGATGCCAAATGGACAGGATATGTCTACAATGGAGTCTGGTCCAAATAATCATGGGAATTTCCAAGGGGATTCAAACTTTAACAGAATGTGGCAACCAG GCTGA
- the PNISR gene encoding arginine/serine-rich protein PNISR isoform X1 yields MWDQGGQPWQQWPLNQQQWMQSFQHQQDPSQIDWAALAQAWIAQREASGQQSMVEQPPGMMPNGQDMSTMESGPNNHGNFQGDSNFNRMWQPEWGMHQQPPHPPPDQPWMPPTPGPMDIVPPSEDSNSQDSGEFAPDNRHIFNQNNHNFGGPPDNFAVGPVNQFDYQHGAAFGPPQGGFHPPYWQPGPPGPPAPPQNRRERPSSFRDRQRSPIALPVKQEPPQIDAVKRRTLPAWIREGLEKMEREKQKKLEKERMEQQRSQLSKKEKKATDDAEGGDGPRLPQRSKFDSDEEDEDTENVEAASSGKVTRSPSPVPQEEQSEPEMTEEEKEYQMMLLTKMLLTEILLDVTDEEIYYIAKDAHRKATKAPAKQLAQSSALASLTGLGGLGGYGSGDSEDERSNRGSESSDTDDEELRHRIRQKQEAFWRKEKEQQLLHDKQMEEEKQQSERVTKEMNEFIHKEQNSLSLLEAREADGDVVNEKKRTSNETTSVLEPKREHKEKEKQGRSRSGSSSSGSSSSNSRSSSTSSSVSSSSYSSSSGSSRTSSRSSSPKRKKRHSRSRSPTIKARRSRSRSYSRRIKIESNRARVKIRDRRRSNRNSIERERRRNRSPSRERRRSRSRSRDRRTNRSSRSRSRDRRKIDDQRGSLSGSSHKHKGEVKEQERRKERSRSIDKDRKKKDKEREREQDKRKEKQKREEKDFKFSSQDDRLKRKRESERTFSRSGSISVKIIRHDSRQDSKKSTTKDSKKHSGSDSSGRSSSESPGSSKEKKVKKPKHSRSRSMEKSQRSGKKASRKHKSKSRSRSTTPPRRKR; encoded by the exons atGTGGGATCAAGGAGGACAACCTTGGCAGCAGTGGCCTTTGAACCAACAACAATGGATGCAGTCATTCCAGCACCAGCAGGATCCAA GCCAGATTGACTGGGCTGCATTGGCTCAAGCTTGGATTGCCCAAAGAGAAGCTTCAGGACAGCAAAGCATGGTAGAACAACCACCAGGAATGATGCCAAATGGACAGGATATGTCTACAATGGAGTCTGGTCCAAATAATCATGGGAATTTCCAAGGGGATTCAAACTTTAACAGAATGTGGCAACCAG AATGGGGAATGCATCAGCAGCCCCCACACCCCCCTCCAGATCAGCCATGGATGCCACCAACACCAGGCCCAATGGACATTGTTCCTCCTTCCGAAGACAGCAACAGTCAGGACAGTGGGGAATTTGCCCCTGACAACAGGCATATATTTAACCAGAACAATCACAACTTTGGTGGACCACCCGATAATTTTGCAGTGGGGCCAGTGAACCAGTTTGACTATCAG CATGGGGCTGCTTTTGGTCCACCGCAAGGTGGATTTCATCCTCCTTATTGGCAACCAGGACCTCCAGGACCTCCGGCGCCTCCCCAGAATCGAAGAGAAAGACCATCGTCATTCAGGGATCGGCAGCGTTCACCTATTGCACTTCCTGTGAAGCAGGAGCCGCCACAAATTG ATGCAGTAAAACGCAGGACTCTTCCAGCTTGGATTCGAGAAGGTCTTGAAAAAATGGAACGTGAAAAGCAGAAGAagttggagaaagaaagaatggagcAACAACGTTCACAATtgtccaaaaaagaaaagaaggccaCAGATGATGCTGAAGGAGGAGATGGCCCTCGTTTACCTCAGAGAAGTAAATTT GATAGTGATGAGGAAGATGAAGACACTGAAAACGTTGAGGCTGCAAGCAGTGGAAAAGTCACCAGAAGTCCATCTCCAGTTCCTCAAGAAGAGCAAAGTGAACCAGAGAtgactgaagaagagaaagagtaTCAAATG ATGTTGCTGACAAAAATGCTTCTGACTGAAATTCTACTAGatgtcacagatgaagaaatttatTACATAGCCAAAGATGCACACCGGAAAGCAACGAAAG CTCCTGCAAAACAGCTGGCACAGTCCAGTGCACTGGCTTCCCTCACTGGACTCG GTGGACTGGGTGGTTATGgatcaggagacagtgaagatgAGAGGAGCAACCGAGGTTCTGAATCATCTGACACTGATGATGAGGAATTACGGCATCGAATCCGGCAAAAACAGGAAGctttttggagaaaagaaaaagaacagcagCTGTTACATGATAAACAGATGGAAG aagaAAAGCAACAATCAGAAAGGGTTACAAAAGAGATGAATGAATTTATCCATAAAGAGCAAAATAGTTTATCACTACTAGAAGCAAGAGAAGCAGATGGTGATGTggttaatgaaaagaaaagaacttcAAATGAAACTACATCAGTTTTAGAACCAAAAAGAgaacataaagaaaaagagaaacaaggaaGGAGTAGATCAGGAAGTTCTAGTAGTGGTAGTTCCAGTAGCAATAGCCGAAGTAGTAGTACTAGTAGTTCTGTCTCTAGCTCTTCATACAGTTCTAGCTCAGGTAGTAGTCGCACTTCTTCCCGATCTtcttctcctaaaagaaaaaagagacataGTAGGAGTAGATCTCCAACAATTAAAGCTAGGCGTAGTAGGAGTAGAAGTTACTCTCGAAGAATTAAAATAGAGAGCAATAGGGCTAGAGTGAAGATTAGAGATAGGAGGAGATCTAACAGAAATAGCATTGAAAGGGAAAGACGAAGAAATCGAAGTCCTTCCCGAGAGAGACGTAGAAGTAGAAGTCGCTCAAGGGATAGGCGAACCAATCGGTCCAGTCGTAGTAGGAGTCGAGATAGACGTAAAATTGATGATCAACGTGGAAGTCTTAGTGGAAGCAGTCATAAGCATAAAGGTGAGGTTAAAGaacaagagaggagaaaggagaggagtcGAAGTATAGataaagatagaaaaaagaaagacaaagaaagggaacgTGAACaggataaaagaaaagagaaacaaaaaagggaagaaaaagacttTAAGTTCAGTAGTCAGGATGATAGGTTAAAAAGGAAACGAGAAAGTGAAAGAACGTTCTCTAGGAGTGGTTCTATATCTGTTAAAATCATAAGACATGATTCTAGACAGGATAGTAAGAAAAGCACTACCAAAGATAGTAAAAAACATTCAGGCTCTGATTCTAGTGGAAGGAGCAGTTCTGAATCTCCAGGAAGTAGCAAAGAAAAGAAGGTTAAGAAGCCTAAACATAGTCGATCGCGATCCATGGAGAAATCTCAAAGGTCTGGTAAGAAGGCAAGCCGCAAACACAAGTCTAAGTCCCGATCAAG atcaaCAACCCCTCCCCGTCGTAAACGCTGA